One Archangium violaceum genomic window, GTCCGCCCACGTGCAGACCCAGCAGCAGGCCTCCGCCGTCCAGGCGGACCTGGAGGCCCAGCTCGCCCAGACGCGCGATCAGCTCCAGGAGCAGGAGGAGCAGCTCTTCCTCACCAAGCAGGAGCTGGGCAGCCGCGTCGCCGAGGTCACCCAGCTCGGCTCGCAGCTCGCGCAGTCCGAGGAGGAGCGCCACAGCCTGGAGGAGCGCTTCAACACGCTCTCCGCCGAGTCGCAGCGCCGCATCGAGTTCCTGGAGCAGGACTCCGCCAGCAAGAACCAGGAGCTGTCGGACACCCTCCAGAAGCTCAGCATCGTCACGCAGGAGAAGGAGCGCCAGCGCGAGGCCCTCTCCCGCGAGGTGGCCGCGAGGACCGAGCAGCTCAAGCAGCTCGAGGCCCGTCGCCAGCAGGACACGGAGCAGGCGAAGCGGAACATCGACGAGCTCAACCGGCAGGCCGCCGCCCTCAATGGCGAGCTGGACAACACGCGCAAGCAGCTGGCCGCGCGTGAGGAGCAGCTGCGCGTCGCGGGCAACAACCAGGCGAAGCTCCAGTCCGAGCGCGATGGGCTGGCCGCTCAGCTCGCCGAGGCCCATGAACAGATGCAGGCGTTCCAGCAGGCCCAGCTCCAGGAGCGCTCCGAGGCGAAGCGCGCCGCGGACGAGCTGGCCGCGAAGCTGGCTCGCGCCGAGGCCCGTGCCGCTCAGCTCACCCAGGAGGTGCAGACCCGCGCCGCCGAGGCCGACGCCAAGGTCAAGGAGGCGCAGGCCCAGCTCACCGCCCGAGCGAAGAAGATCCAGGAGCTCGAGCTCGCGGTGGAGAACGCGGCCGGCGCCAGGGCCCGCGTGGAGAAGGAGCTCAACGCGAAGGTGGCCGCCGCCGACGCCAAGGTCAACGAGGCCGCCACGAAGCTCGCCGCCGCCCAGAAGGAGCGCAAGGAGCTGGAGGCCCGGCAGCAGAAGGAGCTGGAGGACCTCTCCGCCCGTCAGAAGGCGGAGCTGGAGCGCCGCGACGCCCTGAAGGCCCAGGAGATCGCCCGCCTGCAGCAGTCGGTGCAGGAGAAGAGCAAGGCGCTCAAGGTCGCCGAGCTGGAGCTGGCCCGCTACAAGACGAAGGCACCCTCCGCCGGTGGCACTCCGGCCGGGAAGGCCGTCACCAAGCCGCCCGTGGAGGGCGATGACGCCCTGCTCACCACGCAGGTCAACACCATCGCCCCCGCCGCGCCGGCCCGCACCGCCGCCGCCCGTCCCGCCGCGAAGGTCCCGAACACCGTGGCGAAGAAGACCGCGGCGCCTCCTCCTGTCGCCGAGGAGGAGCCGTCCGATCGCACCGTCGTGATGCAGATCCCCGCGGATCCGGCCGCCACCTCCTCGGATGAGGCCGACTGGACCTCCCTGGTGGACGAGCTCGACAAGTAGTGCCGTACTCCGGCCGCGCGGGGCCTTCGTGCCGCGCGCGGTCGGGAAGGCCCGCCCGTGGCGTGACTACAGCGCGGCGCGGGCCTGCCGGACCAGGTCCTTGAGTTCCAGGGTGGCGAGCACGTCCCGGAAGGACACCTCGGTGCCGTTCTTCCGGGCCTGGAGCTGGGCCTGCCGCCAGCGCTCCCACATGGTCCGGGTGGAGACGTAGGCGAGCAGCAGCACGAAGGCTCCTGGAATCAGGGCCACCGCCACCACCAACATCATCCGCACCCACCAGGACATGACCGCCGCCTCCGAGGACTGAACGCGCGGCTCTATTGCACGCCCCATGCCCACCGTGGCGAAATAATTTCCCAAGTCATTCCGGCCACTTGGAGAGCGAGCAAGCGCGGGTGTGGCCTTGAAAAGGCGGCAGGTCTGGCATTTTTGCCGCAGTGGCCTGAAAACCCTTCGGTTAAGTTCAGGGGCGTGACCACCCCTACCCCTTCGACTGAAGCGCACCTCCTGACCAGCGTGGAGGACGCGGAGACGCGCCTCGAGCAGGTGGGCTACCTGGTGTCCCCGGAGATCGCCACCGCGAGCTTCCTGGCGGACCGGTTGGAGAAGCCCATCCTGGTGGAAGGCCCGGCGGGTGTAGGCAAGACGGAGCTGGCCAAGGCGCTGGCGCAGGCACTGGGGCGGGAGTTCATCCGCCTGCAGTGCTACGAGGGCCTGGACGAGGCCAAGGCGCTCTATGAGTGGGAGTACGCCAAGCAGCTGCTCTACACCCAGCTCCTGAAGGACAAGATCGGGGAGATGGTGCAGGGCGCGGGGACGCTGACCGAGGCGGCGGACAAGCTGGCCACGAGCGACGCGGTGTTCTTCTCGGAGCGCTTCCTGCTGCCGAGGCCGGTGCTGAAGGCGCTGCTGTCGCCCCGGCCGGCGCTGCTGCTGGTGGACGAGATCGACAAGGCGGATCCGGAGTTCGAGGCCTTCCTGCTGGAGGTGCTGTCGGACAACGCGGTGACGATTCCGGAGCTGGGGACGTTCAAGGCGAAGCACGTGCCGCGGGTGCTATTGACGTCGAACAACGCGCGGGAGCTGTCGGACGCGCTGAAGCGGCGGTGCCTGCACCTGCACATCGACTTCCCGGACCGTGAGCGGGAGCTGCGGATCATCCGCAAGCGGCTGCCCGAGGTATCGAGGACGCTGGCGGAGCAGGTGGTGGAGGCGGTGGCGGAGATCCGCAAGCTGGACCTGAAGAAGGCTCCGTCGATCAGCGAGACGCTGGACTGGGTGCAGAGCCTGGCGCT contains:
- a CDS encoding AAA family ATPase, producing MTTPTPSTEAHLLTSVEDAETRLEQVGYLVSPEIATASFLADRLEKPILVEGPAGVGKTELAKALAQALGREFIRLQCYEGLDEAKALYEWEYAKQLLYTQLLKDKIGEMVQGAGTLTEAADKLATSDAVFFSERFLLPRPVLKALLSPRPALLLVDEIDKADPEFEAFLLEVLSDNAVTIPELGTFKAKHVPRVLLTSNNARELSDALKRRCLHLHIDFPDRERELRIIRKRLPEVSRTLAEQVVEAVAEIRKLDLKKAPSISETLDWVQSLALLNAETLSADLVAATLNLVLKHEGDIEKAKSNLAQIAQA